A window of Primulina tabacum isolate GXHZ01 chromosome 4, ASM2559414v2, whole genome shotgun sequence contains these coding sequences:
- the LOC142543579 gene encoding 3-ketoacyl-CoA synthase 6-like: MASQIPHIVAFLFTTIIISFIIQTSPEQILQLWNSMQFTSLQILCFSFFIVYTLTVFLMKRPRTVYLVDFALFKTPQSMRVSFAGFMEHARLVLPTQPKSVHFQMRILERSGLGETTCLPPAIHYIPPTPNMALAREEAELVIFSCMDSLFQKTGIQPKDIDILILNCSLFSPTPSLTAMVVNKYKMRSNIKSFNLSGMGCSAGLISLDLANDLLQQHSSSNAVVISTEILTPNCYMGKERAMLLPNCLFRMGGAAILLSNRSSDRSRAKYRLSHVVRTHKGADDKSYRCVSQEEDSEGNVGIMLNIDLMRIAGESLKSNITTLGPLVLPASEQLRFVISLIRRKLFNPKIKPYIPDFKQAFDHFCIHAGGRAVIDELQKSLNLTAEQVEASRMTLHRFGNTSSSSLWYELSYIENKGRMKKGDRVWQIAFGSGFKCNSAVWKCNRTIKKPSDGAWADCIDKYPVYIPEIVKL, encoded by the coding sequence ATGGCTTCTCAAATCCCACACATTGTGGCCTTTTTGTTCACCACCATTATCATCTCCTTCATCATTCAAACAAGCCCCGAACAAATCCTGCAACTCTGGAATTCCATGCAGTTCACTTCTCTACAGATCCTCTGCTTTTCATTCTTCATCGTTTACACTCTGACTGTGTTCCTCATGAAACGGCCCCGAACTGTTTATCTCGTAGATTTTGCCCTCTTCAAGACTCCTCAAAGCATGCGAGTCTCCTTCGCAGGTTTCATGGAGCATGCAAGATTGGTTTTACCCACTCAGCCTAAAAGTGTCCACTTCCAGATGAGGATTCTTGAACGCTCAGGTCTTGGTGAAACAACATGCCTGCCACCCGCAATCCATTACATTCCTCCCACCCCGAATATGGCTCTTGCTAGAGAAGAAGCTGAACTTGTGATCTTTTCTTGCATGGATTCGCTGTTTCAGAAAACCGGGATCCAGCCCAAAGATATCGATATCTTGATCTTGAATTGCAGCCTGTTTTCTCCGACTCCATCTCTAACAGCCATGGTGGTTAACAAATACAAAATGAGAAGTAATATCAAGAGTTTTAATTTATCCGGAATGGGATGCAGCGCGGGTTTGATTTCACTCGATTTAGCGAATGATCTTCTGCAACAGCATTCAAGTTCAAATGCTGTGGTTATAAGTACAGAGATTCTTACACCCAATTGCTACATGGGTAAGGAAAGAGCCATGCTCCTCCCCAACTGCTTGTTCAGAATGGGTGGCGCCGCCATACTCTTGTCCAACCGGAGCTCCGATCGCAGCCGCGCAAAGTATCGTCTATCTCATGTTGTGAGGACCCACAAAGGAGCTGATGATAAATCATACAGATGCGTATCGCAAGAAGAGGATTCCGAAGGGAATGTCGGAATAATGTTGAACATTGATCTAATGAGAATCGCTGGCGAGTCTTTGAAATCCAATATCACTACACTTGGCCCTTTAGTCCTTCCTGCTTCGGAGCAGCTACGCTTTGTTATTTCACTCATCAGAAGGAAGCTATTCAACCCCAAAATTAAGCCATATATTCCAGATTTCAAGCAGGCTTTTGACCATTTCTGCATACACGCCGGCGGAAGGGCGGTGATCGATGAGCTTCAGAAGAGCCTCAACCTCACGGCGGAGCAAGTGGAGGCTTCGAGAATGACTTTACACAGATTTGGGaacacttcttcttcttcacttTGGTATGAACTGAGTTACATTGAGAATAAAGGGAGGATGAAGAAAGGAGACAGAGTGTGGCAGATTGCTTTCGGGAGCGGATTTAAGTGCAACAGTGCGGTTTGGAAATGCAATCGGACGATCAAGAAACCATCGGACGGAGCTTGGGCTGATTGCATCGATAAATATCCAGTCTATATACCAGAAATCGTCAAACTTTAA